A genomic stretch from Aedes albopictus strain Foshan chromosome 2, AalbF5, whole genome shotgun sequence includes:
- the LOC109416608 gene encoding uncharacterized protein LOC109416608 yields the protein MIKFVAVLAVLCGITAGYRVPVQNAFMYYQQPMGYMPSQIYGIHYQNQQLKNQRVSAFAAGNTIATGTYLKDCQNTDDESDEEAVQDPNVEAVAEANPAEVPVEDESNQDAPAVNETEDEESVADEPTAAPVAPAVAPATVPEKKKKKVPAVPVDSDEEEEQVTKGGRRGASDSAAPNAFFPISFGSTSGGPIAIANSYNTGKEGTASSTAIAHGSSPTDELRRVPVQLKKKPSKLQARKI from the exons atgaTTAAGTTCGTCGCTGTTCTTGCTGTGCTGTGTGGAATCACTGCAGGGTACAGGGTTCCGGTGCAGAATG CCTTCATGTACTACCAACAACCAATGGGGTACATGCCATCGCAGATATATGGAATCCACTACCAGAACCAACAGCTTAAAAATCAACGTGTATCTGCCTTCGCTGCTGGAAACACCATCGCCACTGGCACGTATCTGAAGG ATTGTCAAAATACAGATGATGAGAGTGACGAGGAGGCTGTTCAGGACCCGAACGTGGAAGCTGTTGCTGAAGCCAACCCAGCTGAGGTCCCAGTCGAAGACGAATCGAACCAAGATGCCCCGGCTGTTAACGAGACCGAGGATGAGGAGTCAGTCGCCGATGAACCAACTGCTGCTCCAGTTGCCCCAGCCGTAGCTCCAGCCACGGTTCccgagaagaagaaaaaaaaggttCCCGCCGTTCCAGTCGACTCCGACGAAGAAGAGGAACAGGTCACTAAGGGAGGTCGCCGTGGTGCCAGTGATTCGGCTGCCCCGAATGCTTTCTTCCCAATCAGCTTCGGAAGTACGAGCGGTGGACCAATTGCTATTGCCAACTCGTACAACACCGGCAAGGAAGGTACCGCTTCCAGCACTGCTATCGCCCACGGAAGCTCACCTACCGATGAGCTGAGACGAGTTCCAGTTCAGCTGAAGAAGAAACCCTCTAAGCTGCAAGCAAGGAAGATTtaa